In Synechocystis sp. PCC 6714, the following are encoded in one genomic region:
- a CDS encoding GUN4 domain-containing protein, producing the protein MVDSITPDSNENHYAELAQQCQVLASQVQSLSQRVENLEGKLTLIPDIERYGKLQECLTAGDFKTADHETTRIILETLNRNRDNLTPETLSALPCTVLTVIDRLWRTYSGDRFGFSRQLEAYQKVGGTTDTLRTQDRKVMGAFAQEVGWMTEGKVRFDEYDQWDFSLNAPVGSFPAIWWKSPYGLKMVTFFFIRLFECNG; encoded by the coding sequence ATGGTTGATTCCATTACCCCGGACTCCAATGAAAACCATTACGCTGAGCTGGCCCAACAATGCCAAGTCTTGGCTAGCCAAGTTCAAAGCCTGAGTCAACGGGTGGAAAACTTGGAGGGAAAACTTACCCTGATCCCAGACATTGAGCGCTATGGCAAGTTGCAGGAATGCTTAACTGCGGGGGATTTTAAGACGGCGGATCACGAAACCACCCGCATTATTTTGGAAACCCTCAATCGCAATCGGGATAATCTTACTCCGGAAACTTTGTCTGCTTTACCCTGTACGGTTTTGACGGTGATCGATCGCCTCTGGCGCACCTACAGCGGAGATCGTTTTGGCTTTAGCCGGCAATTGGAAGCCTATCAAAAAGTGGGCGGCACCACCGATACCCTGCGTACCCAGGACCGTAAAGTTATGGGGGCCTTTGCCCAGGAAGTGGGTTGGATGACAGAAGGAAAAGTTCGTTTTGATGAGTATGACCAATGGGATTTTTCCCTCAATGCTCCGGTGGGCAGTTTCCCAGCCATTTGGTGGAAGTCTCCCTATGGCTTAAAAATGGTGACTTTTTTCTTTATCCGTTTGTTTGAATGTAACGGCTAG
- a CDS encoding heme A synthase: MAESIFPNAIPSQNQPYPSVQIQVWIRRLVWKIAIATVLLMAVGSATRVMNAGLACPDWPLCYGQWIPSQQMNLQVFLEWFHRLDAALIGFSTLVLVGLSWWFRRVLPSWLPWAALGSLALILVQGLLGGLTVIELLRFDIVTAHLGTAMAFLGSLLIIALCLMPYQSNQTAGKLRTVALASTTIIYLQCLLGGLVGSQWAAHQCLAIAGTQFCQVLHSHLLGVLPTALGVGLTFWCTRRTPALNPFLRQLGNGAMALLGGQILLGVATLKLHLQIEPLTVAHHTMGICLWATLLAIAVLAVRDHRPTAPMVV; the protein is encoded by the coding sequence ATGGCTGAGTCTATTTTCCCCAATGCCATTCCTTCCCAGAATCAACCCTATCCTTCGGTCCAGATCCAGGTTTGGATTCGCCGCTTGGTCTGGAAAATTGCCATTGCCACGGTGCTGTTAATGGCGGTGGGTAGTGCCACCAGGGTAATGAATGCCGGGCTAGCTTGTCCTGATTGGCCCCTCTGCTATGGCCAGTGGATTCCCAGTCAACAGATGAATTTACAAGTGTTTTTGGAATGGTTCCACCGTCTTGATGCGGCCCTAATTGGTTTTAGCACGCTGGTTTTGGTGGGTTTGAGCTGGTGGTTCCGTCGAGTTCTGCCGAGTTGGTTGCCCTGGGCGGCCCTTGGCTCTTTGGCGCTAATCCTAGTGCAAGGACTACTAGGGGGGTTAACGGTGATTGAGTTGCTCCGCTTTGATATCGTCACAGCCCATTTAGGCACTGCCATGGCATTTTTAGGTTCTTTACTGATCATTGCCCTGTGTCTAATGCCCTACCAGAGTAATCAAACGGCGGGCAAGTTAAGAACGGTGGCCCTGGCTAGCACCACCATCATTTATCTGCAATGTTTGCTGGGGGGGTTAGTGGGTTCCCAGTGGGCGGCCCATCAATGTTTGGCGATCGCCGGCACCCAATTTTGCCAAGTCTTGCACAGTCATCTGTTGGGGGTTTTACCCACGGCGTTGGGGGTGGGACTGACTTTTTGGTGTACCCGCCGAACCCCAGCTCTGAATCCCTTTTTGCGCCAGTTGGGTAATGGAGCCATGGCCTTGTTGGGGGGACAAATTTTGCTGGGGGTTGCTACCCTGAAACTTCATTTACAAATTGAGCCCCTAACTGTGGCCCACCATACAATGGGAATCTGTCTTTGGGCTACCCTGTTGGCGATCGCCGTTTTGGCAGTGCGGGATCATCGACCCACGGCCCCAATGGTAGTTTGA
- a CDS encoding B12-binding domain-containing radical SAM protein — MRALLIYPLFPPTFWSYEKILELVGRKVLLPPLGLITVAGILPQQWEFKLVDRNVRNVTEAEWDWAEVVIISGMIVQRDDMVENIKQAKAHGKLVAVGGPFATSVPDEVQNAGADFLILDEGEITLPLFVEALARGETGGIIRAEEKPDVTTTPIPRYDLLELDAYDSMSVQFSRGCPFQCEFCDIIVLYGRKPRTKDPAQLLRELDYLYELGWRRSVFMVDDNFIGNKRNVKLLLRELKIWQEEHQYPFRFNTEASIDLADDQELMDLMVECYFDAVFLGIETPDEESLEFTKKFQNTRNSLVDSVDKIIKAGLRPMAGFIIGFDGEKQGAGDRIVTFAERTAIPTTTFAMLQALPNTALWHRLKRENRLLDESKGNINQTTLMNFIPTRPLEDIANEYVEAFWQLYDPHGYLDRNYRCFLKLGAPKCKTAFKLPDLVDLKALAIVIWRQGVKRDTRWRFWHHAFGILRHNPAVFEHYITLCAHNEHFLQYREIVRQEIGEQLRDYLSRQQREKTEETVLTPTAIAPQTEKVLAS, encoded by the coding sequence ATGCGCGCCCTATTAATCTATCCGTTATTCCCCCCTACTTTCTGGTCCTACGAGAAAATTCTGGAACTGGTGGGCCGCAAAGTTCTCCTGCCGCCCCTGGGGTTAATCACGGTGGCAGGCATTCTACCCCAGCAATGGGAGTTTAAGCTGGTGGACCGCAATGTCCGCAATGTGACTGAAGCGGAGTGGGATTGGGCCGAAGTAGTAATCATTTCCGGCATGATTGTCCAACGGGATGACATGGTGGAGAACATTAAGCAGGCTAAGGCCCACGGTAAATTAGTGGCGGTGGGGGGTCCCTTTGCCACATCGGTGCCCGACGAAGTGCAAAATGCCGGGGCAGACTTTTTAATTTTGGATGAGGGGGAAATTACCTTGCCCCTGTTTGTGGAAGCGTTGGCTAGGGGGGAAACCGGAGGCATTATCCGGGCTGAGGAAAAACCTGATGTTACCACTACCCCCATTCCCCGCTACGACCTGTTGGAATTGGATGCTTATGACTCCATGTCAGTGCAATTTTCCCGGGGTTGTCCTTTCCAGTGTGAATTTTGCGACATCATTGTCCTCTACGGCCGTAAGCCCCGTACCAAGGATCCGGCCCAATTACTGCGGGAGTTGGACTACCTTTATGAGTTGGGGTGGCGGCGATCGGTGTTTATGGTGGATGACAACTTCATCGGCAATAAGCGTAATGTCAAATTGCTGCTCAGGGAACTGAAAATTTGGCAGGAAGAGCACCAATATCCCTTTAGATTCAACACTGAAGCTTCCATAGATTTAGCGGACGATCAGGAATTAATGGACTTGATGGTGGAGTGCTATTTTGATGCGGTCTTTTTGGGCATTGAAACCCCCGATGAAGAGAGCCTAGAATTCACTAAAAAATTCCAAAATACCCGCAATTCTCTGGTTGATTCCGTTGATAAAATCATCAAAGCGGGACTCCGACCCATGGCGGGCTTTATCATCGGCTTTGATGGAGAAAAGCAGGGGGCTGGTGATCGCATTGTTACTTTTGCGGAACGGACGGCCATCCCCACGACTACCTTTGCCATGCTCCAAGCTCTACCCAACACAGCCCTATGGCATCGACTCAAACGGGAAAATCGTCTGCTGGATGAAAGTAAAGGCAATATCAACCAAACCACGTTGATGAATTTTATTCCCACCCGGCCCTTGGAGGACATTGCCAATGAGTATGTGGAAGCTTTTTGGCAGCTATACGATCCCCACGGTTACCTAGACCGCAATTACCGTTGTTTCCTCAAACTGGGGGCGCCTAAATGTAAGACTGCTTTCAAGCTCCCTGATTTAGTCGATTTAAAGGCTTTGGCGATCGTTATTTGGCGGCAGGGCGTTAAACGGGATACCCGATGGCGTTTTTGGCACCACGCCTTTGGCATTCTCCGCCATAATCCCGCTGTGTTTGAGCACTACATTACCCTTTGCGCCCATAATGAACATTTCCTCCAATATCGGGAAATTGTTCGTCAGGAAATTGGGGAACAGTTGCGGGATTATCTCAGCCGTCAACAACGGGAAAAGACAGAGGAAACGGTTCTTACTCCAACGGCGATCGCCCCACAAACGGAAAAAGTTCTGGCAAGTTAG
- a CDS encoding ABC transporter ATP-binding protein codes for MTKPIAPLVSLLNYSRVHRGKIYWAVTCSLLNKIFDLAPPALIGLAVDVVIKQQDSFLARWGIVAVESQLLALTVVSAVIWALESIFEYAYERLWRNLAQDIQHDLRLDAYAHLQQLDLAYFEERSTGRLMAILNDDINQLERFLDVGANEILQVLTTVVVIGGAFFVITPDIAWMAVVPMPFVLLGSIYFQSLLTSRYALVREKVSNLNSRLSNNLSGIMTIKSFATETEEVERLRQDSDAYRDSNQRAIALSAAFVPLIRVIIFVGFSTILYFGGLDAVRGNLAVGSYSMLVFLTQRLLWPLTGLGKTLDLYQRAMASTQRVMKLLATPIQAHPGELSLHPSQVQGELIFQNISFAYPHRPAVLKDVSLKVPAGQTIGIVGATGSGKSTLVKLLLRLYEWDSGDILLDGVDLRKYFLGDLRRSIGLVSQDVFLFHGTVRENIAYGSADATLTQIERAANLAEAEEFIRQLPQGYDTIIGERGQKLSGGQRQRLAIARAILKNSPILILDEATSAVDNETEAAIVRSLEKITKNRTTITIAHRLSTVRYADQIYVLENGMVEEMGNHDSLLARQGIYAKLWRVQTGLRSGVS; via the coding sequence GTGACCAAACCCATTGCTCCCCTCGTCAGCCTTTTAAATTATAGTCGGGTCCACCGTGGCAAAATTTACTGGGCGGTAACCTGCTCCCTACTGAATAAAATTTTTGACCTAGCTCCCCCGGCCCTGATTGGTTTGGCGGTGGATGTGGTGATCAAACAGCAGGATTCTTTCCTCGCCCGTTGGGGCATTGTGGCGGTGGAAAGCCAACTGCTGGCGCTGACGGTGGTTTCGGCGGTTATTTGGGCCCTGGAGTCAATTTTTGAGTATGCCTATGAGCGGCTTTGGCGTAACCTAGCCCAGGACATTCAACACGACCTGCGTTTGGATGCCTATGCCCATTTGCAACAGCTAGACCTGGCCTATTTTGAGGAAAGGAGTACGGGGCGGCTAATGGCCATTCTCAACGATGACATCAACCAGTTGGAGCGGTTTTTGGATGTGGGGGCCAACGAAATTTTGCAGGTGCTGACCACTGTAGTGGTGATTGGAGGGGCATTTTTTGTCATTACCCCGGACATTGCCTGGATGGCGGTGGTACCCATGCCCTTTGTGCTGTTGGGTTCCATTTACTTTCAGTCTCTGCTCACTTCCCGTTACGCCCTGGTGCGGGAAAAGGTTAGTAATTTGAACAGCCGTTTGTCCAATAACCTCAGTGGCATTATGACTATTAAAAGTTTTGCTACGGAAACGGAGGAGGTGGAACGACTGCGGCAAGATAGCGATGCCTACCGGGACAGTAATCAACGGGCGATCGCCTTGAGTGCGGCCTTTGTGCCTTTGATTCGGGTGATTATTTTTGTCGGCTTTTCCACCATCCTCTACTTCGGCGGTTTGGATGCGGTGCGGGGCAATTTGGCGGTGGGTAGTTACAGTATGCTGGTCTTTTTGACCCAACGATTACTCTGGCCCCTAACGGGTTTGGGAAAAACTTTGGATCTATATCAAAGGGCCATGGCTTCCACCCAGCGGGTGATGAAATTGTTGGCCACCCCCATCCAGGCCCATCCGGGGGAATTAAGTCTTCATCCGAGTCAAGTACAGGGAGAATTGATTTTCCAGAATATTAGCTTTGCCTATCCCCATCGTCCGGCGGTGTTGAAGGATGTTTCGTTGAAAGTTCCGGCGGGGCAGACCATTGGCATTGTGGGGGCAACGGGTTCGGGGAAAAGCACTCTGGTCAAACTATTACTGCGACTCTACGAATGGGACAGCGGCGACATTTTGCTTGACGGGGTAGATCTAAGAAAATATTTCCTGGGGGATTTACGGCGCAGTATCGGTTTGGTCAGTCAGGACGTGTTTTTATTCCACGGCACAGTGCGCGAAAATATTGCCTACGGCAGTGCTGATGCCACTTTGACCCAAATTGAACGGGCGGCCAATTTAGCAGAGGCGGAGGAATTCATTCGCCAATTGCCCCAGGGTTACGACACCATAATCGGTGAACGGGGGCAAAAACTTTCCGGTGGTCAACGGCAACGGTTGGCGATCGCCAGGGCCATTTTAAAAAACTCTCCCATCCTCATTTTGGATGAGGCCACTTCCGCGGTGGACAATGAAACGGAGGCGGCCATCGTTCGCTCTCTGGAAAAAATCACTAAAAATCGTACTACCATTACCATTGCCCATCGTCTTTCCACTGTGCGCTATGCGGATCAAATTTATGTGCTGGAGAACGGCATGGTCGAAGAAATGGGCAACCACGACAGCCTGCTGGCAAGACAAGGTATTTACGCCAAACTCTGGCGGGTGCAAACGGGTCTGAGGAGTGGGGTGAGTTGA
- a CDS encoding response regulator transcription factor, giving the protein MEFDPDSLVFNARYDLFQLLVNHFNVIACLYPRLFAVSVARISAQRKNKKKVKIFTLQTEALAYFDQQLEPVVVIICQRLEDGSGLDLLKQLKAHARSPQCLLLLLNDHPVIVEEAQQLGADAIFLESSLGNGEINLAVESLLQGKTYIDSRLKAIANYKKSLKDELTQREVAVLRLVAEGKTNGEIGQELHLATSTVREYVQTIMRKLNARDRTSAAIAGLREGYLI; this is encoded by the coding sequence ATGGAGTTTGATCCTGATTCCCTCGTTTTTAACGCTAGGTATGACCTATTTCAGCTTTTGGTCAATCATTTTAACGTTATTGCCTGCTTGTATCCCCGTTTATTCGCCGTATCGGTGGCTCGGATTTCTGCCCAGAGGAAAAACAAAAAGAAAGTAAAAATTTTTACTCTGCAAACGGAAGCCCTAGCTTACTTTGATCAGCAACTGGAGCCGGTGGTGGTGATTATTTGCCAACGGTTAGAGGATGGTTCGGGCCTGGATTTACTCAAACAGTTAAAAGCCCACGCCCGATCGCCGCAGTGTTTGTTGCTATTGCTCAATGACCATCCGGTAATTGTGGAAGAGGCCCAACAGTTGGGGGCGGATGCTATTTTTCTTGAGTCTAGCTTGGGCAATGGGGAAATTAATTTGGCAGTGGAATCTTTGCTTCAGGGCAAGACCTACATTGATAGTCGCTTAAAGGCGATCGCCAACTATAAAAAATCCCTCAAGGATGAGTTAACCCAACGGGAAGTGGCGGTTTTACGGTTAGTGGCAGAGGGCAAAACCAACGGCGAAATCGGCCAAGAATTACATTTAGCCACCTCTACGGTGCGGGAATATGTCCAGACCATTATGCGGAAACTCAATGCTAGGGACAGAACTTCAGCGGCGATCGCCGGGCTACGGGAAGGCTATTTAATTTAG
- the rplI gene encoding 50S ribosomal protein L9, producing MAKRVKVVLNETINKLGFSGDLVEVAPGYARNYLIPKGLGVVATPGILRQVEQRRLKELERLKAEKDAAEARKVALETIGRFVIKKQVGEAEAIFGTVTTQEVADAVEAATNQSLDRRGISLPDIHKTGFYQAQIKLHPEVIATVEVQVAPL from the coding sequence ATGGCAAAGCGAGTCAAGGTCGTTTTAAACGAAACTATCAACAAACTGGGCTTCAGTGGCGATTTAGTAGAAGTGGCCCCCGGTTATGCCCGCAACTATCTCATCCCCAAAGGTTTAGGGGTGGTGGCTACCCCAGGTATTTTGCGCCAGGTGGAACAACGACGACTGAAGGAATTGGAACGGCTCAAAGCAGAAAAAGATGCCGCCGAAGCCCGCAAAGTAGCCCTGGAAACCATTGGTCGCTTTGTGATCAAAAAACAAGTAGGGGAAGCGGAAGCTATTTTTGGTACCGTTACCACCCAGGAAGTAGCCGATGCAGTGGAAGCCGCTACTAACCAAAGCTTAGACCGCCGGGGCATCAGTCTGCCGGACATCCACAAAACTGGTTTTTACCAAGCTCAAATCAAATTGCACCCCGAAGTTATCGCCACAGTGGAAGTGCAAGTTGCCCCCCTATAA
- a CDS encoding tetratricopeptide repeat protein — protein MVNHGCSPGGSLLPLAILGALSLVFSLPLVAQDTIDSDRSLPLMNDHPLEERLIDGMDEGIKKNYRGAITIFTELILLDPSYADAYFNRGIARARIADYQGAIADHSQAIVLNPQFADAYKARGKIYWQLGDQEQAIADLETALTLFSAQENMVSQQQTQEQLQTWRGNP, from the coding sequence ATGGTTAACCATGGTTGTTCCCCCGGCGGTTCCCTCCTCCCCCTGGCTATTTTGGGGGCACTATCCTTGGTTTTTTCCCTGCCCTTGGTAGCCCAGGATACGATTGACAGTGACCGTTCCCTTCCCCTGATGAACGACCATCCCTTGGAAGAACGGTTGATTGATGGCATGGATGAGGGCATAAAAAAGAATTACCGGGGGGCGATCACCATTTTTACGGAATTAATTCTGCTGGATCCCAGCTATGCGGACGCGTATTTCAACCGGGGCATTGCCAGGGCCAGAATAGCAGACTACCAAGGGGCGATCGCCGACCATAGCCAGGCCATTGTTTTGAATCCCCAATTTGCCGATGCTTACAAAGCCAGGGGCAAAATTTATTGGCAGTTAGGCGATCAAGAACAGGCCATTGCTGATTTGGAAACGGCCCTTACCCTCTTTTCTGCCCAGGAAAATATGGTTAGCCAGCAACAGACCCAAGAACAATTACAAACATGGCGGGGTAATCCCTAA
- a CDS encoding HypC/HybG/HupF family hydrogenase formation chaperone: MCLALPGQVISLIPNDDPLLLAGKVSFGGIVKTISLAYVPEVRVGDYVIVHVGFAIGIVDEGAAQETLADLAQMGV; the protein is encoded by the coding sequence ATGTGTTTAGCTTTGCCCGGCCAAGTTATCAGCCTAATTCCCAATGACGATCCCCTTTTATTGGCGGGAAAAGTTAGTTTTGGGGGCATTGTAAAAACCATTAGCCTTGCCTACGTGCCCGAAGTGCGGGTGGGAGATTATGTCATTGTCCATGTGGGCTTTGCCATTGGCATTGTGGATGAAGGGGCGGCCCAGGAAACCTTAGCTGATTTGGCCCAAATGGGAGTTTAA
- a CDS encoding Vat family streptogramin A O-acetyltransferase encodes MYGPDPQNKHPMEGFPQICFIKNTVSNPNIIIGDYTYYDDPEDSENFERNVLYHFPFIGDRLIIGKFCAFARGVKFIMNGANHAMDGISTYPFSIFGNGWQRMASEEEPSHKGDTVIGNDVWIGYEAIIMPGVQVGDGAIIAAKAVVTNHVAPYTIVGGNPARLIRQRFEDEVVQALLTIAWWHWDIGKISRNLEKIAAADIEALKNCS; translated from the coding sequence ATGTACGGGCCAGACCCACAAAATAAACATCCCATGGAGGGATTTCCCCAGATTTGTTTTATTAAAAATACGGTTTCTAACCCCAATATCATCATTGGTGACTACACCTATTACGATGACCCAGAGGATTCAGAAAACTTTGAGCGCAACGTTTTGTATCATTTTCCTTTCATTGGCGATCGCCTGATCATTGGTAAGTTTTGCGCCTTTGCCCGGGGCGTAAAGTTCATTATGAATGGAGCGAACCATGCCATGGATGGGATTTCCACCTATCCCTTCTCCATTTTCGGCAATGGCTGGCAAAGGATGGCATCAGAAGAAGAACCTTCCCACAAGGGGGATACCGTTATTGGCAATGATGTGTGGATTGGCTACGAAGCGATAATTATGCCGGGGGTACAGGTGGGAGATGGAGCCATTATTGCTGCCAAGGCCGTTGTCACTAACCATGTGGCCCCCTACACCATTGTCGGGGGAAATCCTGCCCGTCTTATCCGTCAACGTTTTGAAGACGAAGTAGTCCAAGCTTTGTTAACCATTGCTTGGTGGCATTGGGACATTGGCAAGATTAGCCGCAACCTCGAAAAAATTGCCGCCGCTGACATCGAGGCGTTAAAAAACTGTAGCTAG
- a CDS encoding heme o synthase: MVTSTKIHRQHDSMGAVCKSYYQLTKPRIIPLLLITTAASMWIASEGRVDLLKLFVTLLGGTLAAASAQTLNCIYDQDIDYEMLRTRARPIPAGKVQPRHALIFALVLGVLSFTLFATFVNVLSGCLALSGIVFYMLIYTHWLKRHTTQNIVIGGAAGSIPPLVGWAAVTGDLTWTPWVLFALIFLWTPPHFWALALMIKDDYAQVNVPMLPVIAGEEKTVTQIWYYSLLVVPFSLLLVYPLHQLGLLYLAIAIILGGQFLAKAWQLKQAPGDRDLARGLFKFSIFYLMLLCLGMVIDSLPVTHQLITQVETVLLG; this comes from the coding sequence ATGGTTACTTCGACAAAAATTCATCGCCAACACGATTCCATGGGGGCGGTGTGCAAAAGTTATTACCAGTTAACCAAACCGAGAATTATTCCCCTGCTGCTCATTACCACCGCTGCTTCCATGTGGATTGCTTCGGAAGGGCGGGTGGATCTGTTGAAATTATTCGTTACCCTACTGGGAGGCACCCTAGCCGCCGCTTCGGCCCAAACCCTGAACTGCATCTACGATCAAGATATTGACTATGAAATGCTCCGCACCAGGGCCCGACCCATTCCCGCTGGCAAAGTGCAACCCCGCCACGCACTAATTTTTGCCCTAGTCCTCGGTGTTCTCTCCTTCACCCTTTTTGCCACCTTTGTTAATGTGCTCAGTGGCTGTCTGGCCCTGTCCGGCATTGTGTTCTACATGCTGATCTACACCCATTGGCTGAAAAGACATACAACCCAAAATATCGTTATTGGTGGAGCTGCCGGTTCTATTCCTCCCTTGGTGGGTTGGGCCGCAGTGACAGGGGATTTAACCTGGACTCCCTGGGTTCTGTTTGCGTTGATTTTTTTGTGGACTCCGCCCCACTTTTGGGCCCTGGCTTTGATGATTAAGGATGATTATGCCCAGGTGAATGTGCCCATGTTACCCGTCATTGCAGGGGAAGAAAAAACCGTTACCCAAATTTGGTATTACTCGTTGCTGGTGGTGCCCTTCAGTTTATTGCTGGTCTATCCCCTGCATCAATTAGGCCTTCTTTATCTGGCGATCGCCATTATTTTGGGGGGACAATTTTTAGCAAAAGCTTGGCAACTGAAGCAGGCCCCAGGCGATCGGGATTTGGCCAGAGGATTGTTTAAATTTTCCATCTTTTATTTGATGTTGCTCTGTTTGGGGATGGTAATTGATAGTTTGCCGGTCACCCATCAGTTGATTACCCAAGTGGAAACTGTGCTGTTGGGTTAG
- a CDS encoding DegT/DnrJ/EryC1/StrS aminotransferase family protein yields MNIPILDLKPQYQMIKAEIQQAVNGVLESGQFILGKTVENFEQAAADYLGVKYAIGVNSGTDALMIGLRALGIGPGDEVITTPFSFFATAESISNVGAKPVFVDVAIADFNLDPDKIKAVITPRTKAIMPVHLFGQPAAMAHIKTIADDHGLKIIEDCAQSFGAIYAGDCLGCEKECYDQVKQSLVGQYTGAMGDVGAFSFFPTKNLGAYGDGGLITTNNPQIADLARCLRVHGSRQRYQNEMLGYNSRLDALQAAILNVKLAHLKEWSEGRRRVAQTYNELFQGVDGIITPTITAGHVFHQYTLRILEGKRDSLAKAMQAIGISTMIYYPVPQDQLPVYRGQYAPNPISDRLAEEVLSLPIWPEMETATVQAVAEKIIQVLPSL; encoded by the coding sequence ATGAACATTCCCATCCTTGATCTCAAGCCCCAGTACCAGATGATCAAAGCCGAAATTCAACAGGCAGTAAATGGTGTCTTGGAATCGGGACAATTCATTTTGGGTAAAACCGTCGAAAATTTTGAGCAGGCCGCCGCCGATTATTTAGGGGTGAAATATGCCATTGGGGTCAATTCCGGCACCGACGCTTTGATGATTGGCCTGAGGGCTTTGGGTATTGGCCCAGGGGATGAGGTAATTACTACACCCTTTTCCTTTTTTGCCACGGCGGAATCCATTAGCAACGTGGGGGCCAAGCCAGTTTTTGTCGATGTGGCGATCGCCGATTTCAACCTCGACCCGGACAAAATTAAGGCGGTCATTACCCCCCGCACCAAAGCCATTATGCCCGTGCATTTGTTTGGTCAACCGGCGGCCATGGCCCACATTAAAACCATTGCCGATGACCATGGGCTAAAAATTATTGAAGATTGTGCCCAGTCCTTTGGGGCTATCTATGCCGGCGATTGTCTGGGTTGTGAAAAAGAATGCTATGACCAAGTTAAACAATCTTTAGTGGGTCAATATACCGGAGCGATGGGGGATGTGGGAGCTTTTTCCTTTTTTCCCACCAAAAATCTGGGAGCCTATGGCGATGGCGGTTTAATCACCACTAATAATCCGCAGATCGCCGACCTGGCCCGTTGTTTGAGGGTGCATGGTTCCAGACAGCGCTATCAAAATGAAATGTTGGGCTACAATTCCCGCCTTGACGCACTACAGGCCGCCATTTTAAATGTCAAACTTGCCCATTTAAAAGAGTGGAGCGAGGGTCGTCGCCGGGTTGCCCAAACCTATAACGAGCTTTTCCAAGGCGTTGACGGCATCATTACCCCCACCATCACCGCAGGCCATGTTTTTCACCAATACACCCTGCGGATTTTAGAGGGCAAAAGGGACTCCTTGGCCAAAGCCATGCAGGCCATTGGCATCAGCACCATGATTTATTACCCTGTGCCCCAGGATCAATTGCCCGTGTACCGGGGTCAATATGCCCCCAATCCCATCAGCGATCGCCTGGCGGAGGAAGTGTTGAGCTTGCCCATCTGGCCGGAAATGGAGACCGCAACAGTGCAGGCAGTGGCGGAAAAAATTATCCAGGTTTTGCCTAGTCTCTGA